The following are encoded in a window of Methylicorpusculum oleiharenae genomic DNA:
- the topA gene encoding type I DNA topoisomerase, translating to MSNNLVIVESPAKAKTIEKYLGKDFHVLASYGHVRDLIPKEGAVDPEHDFAMKYEIIDRNQRHVQAISKAIKEAQTLYLATDPDREGEAISWHLYELLKDKKLLKNKPVHRVIFHEITKKAVTEAIANPTELSINLINAQQARRALDYLVGFKLSPLLWKKIRRGLSAGRVQSPALRMIVERELEIEAFKTREYWSIDAELTAQEQTFKAKLTHFNGEKLNQFSFETEEHASQVKQTLLDAADGKLHVVKVEKKQRSRNPAPPFITSTLQQEAARKLGFTTKRTMMVAQQLYEGIDLGGETAGLITYMRTDSVNLSVDAVLEIRELIAEKYGAINVPKEARLFKTKSKNAQEAHEAIRPTSIRHQPADVQKYLSAEQFKLYDLIWKRTIACQMIHATIDMVAIDFCCGEEQQHLFRATGSTIAKPGFMAVYLEGIDDTQEGDDKENFLPALEQGRPVPLNDILAGQHFTEPPPRYSEASLVKTLEEHGIGRPSTYASIISTLQNREYVTLESKRFYPTDVGRIVNKFLTEHFTKYVDYDFTANLEDELDAVSRGEKEWIPLMHAFWNPFNTLIHEKDESVQRKDVTHEAIDEKCPECGSQLSIRLGRNGRFIGCNNYPECSYTRNLNEDGSSADAPEVVEGRTCPKCDSPLVIKAGKYGKFIGCSAYPKCKHIEPLEKPLDTGVTCPQCKAGTILKRKSRFGKIFYSCSEYPKCNYALWDAPIKEECPSCQWPILTVKSTKRRGVEKVCPQKDCKYATPYEGDPEDVNGPKELAATQ from the coding sequence ATGAGTAACAACCTCGTCATTGTAGAATCCCCTGCAAAAGCTAAAACGATTGAAAAATATCTGGGCAAAGACTTTCATGTTTTGGCCTCCTATGGTCATGTCAGGGATCTGATCCCTAAAGAGGGAGCTGTAGATCCGGAACATGACTTTGCGATGAAATATGAAATCATTGATCGCAACCAGCGCCATGTGCAGGCCATTAGCAAAGCTATCAAAGAAGCTCAAACCCTCTATCTCGCGACTGACCCTGATAGAGAAGGCGAAGCGATTTCCTGGCATCTTTACGAATTGTTGAAAGATAAAAAACTGCTTAAAAACAAGCCGGTACACCGGGTTATTTTTCACGAAATCACGAAGAAAGCGGTGACTGAAGCCATCGCCAACCCGACCGAACTTTCGATCAATTTAATCAATGCCCAGCAGGCCCGACGAGCTCTGGATTATCTTGTGGGTTTTAAATTATCCCCTTTACTCTGGAAAAAGATTCGCCGCGGCCTGTCCGCCGGACGCGTTCAAAGTCCGGCCCTGCGAATGATTGTCGAACGGGAACTGGAAATAGAAGCGTTCAAAACGCGGGAATACTGGAGTATAGATGCGGAACTGACAGCGCAGGAGCAAACGTTTAAAGCCAAATTGACTCATTTCAATGGCGAAAAGCTCAACCAGTTCAGCTTTGAAACTGAAGAGCACGCCAGCCAGGTCAAACAAACCTTGCTGGATGCTGCAGACGGCAAGCTGCATGTTGTCAAAGTTGAGAAAAAACAACGAAGTCGCAATCCGGCACCCCCTTTTATCACGTCGACCTTGCAACAGGAAGCAGCGCGCAAACTGGGCTTTACCACCAAACGCACCATGATGGTAGCCCAACAACTGTACGAAGGGATTGACCTGGGGGGTGAAACCGCAGGATTGATTACCTATATGCGTACCGATTCGGTTAATTTGTCGGTTGACGCGGTGCTGGAAATCAGGGAATTGATTGCCGAAAAATACGGCGCAATCAACGTACCCAAAGAAGCCCGGTTATTCAAGACCAAGTCAAAAAATGCCCAGGAAGCACATGAAGCCATAAGACCGACTTCCATCAGGCACCAGCCCGCCGATGTGCAGAAATACCTGAGCGCTGAACAATTCAAACTGTATGATCTCATTTGGAAACGCACTATCGCCTGCCAGATGATTCACGCCACGATAGACATGGTGGCGATTGATTTTTGCTGCGGTGAAGAGCAGCAACATTTGTTCCGTGCGACCGGATCAACCATAGCCAAACCGGGTTTTATGGCCGTTTATCTCGAGGGCATTGACGATACCCAGGAAGGCGATGACAAAGAAAACTTTTTACCGGCTTTAGAACAAGGACGTCCCGTCCCGCTTAATGACATCCTGGCCGGGCAACATTTTACCGAGCCGCCGCCCCGCTACAGCGAGGCCAGCCTGGTAAAAACATTGGAAGAACACGGGATAGGTAGGCCTTCTACCTATGCATCGATCATTTCGACTTTGCAAAATCGTGAATATGTCACACTGGAAAGCAAGCGGTTTTATCCTACTGACGTGGGACGAATCGTCAATAAATTCCTGACCGAACACTTCACCAAATACGTCGATTACGATTTTACGGCCAACCTTGAAGATGAGTTAGATGCTGTTTCGCGCGGAGAAAAAGAGTGGATTCCGTTAATGCATGCATTTTGGAACCCCTTCAACACGCTCATCCATGAAAAAGATGAAAGTGTTCAACGCAAGGATGTGACGCATGAAGCGATTGATGAAAAATGTCCCGAATGCGGCAGTCAACTATCGATTCGATTGGGCCGCAACGGCCGTTTCATCGGCTGCAACAATTATCCGGAATGTTCTTACACCCGGAATTTAAATGAAGACGGCAGCAGCGCCGATGCGCCTGAAGTCGTAGAAGGAAGAACGTGCCCGAAATGCGACTCGCCTTTGGTCATCAAAGCCGGTAAATACGGTAAGTTCATCGGCTGCAGCGCTTATCCCAAATGTAAGCACATAGAGCCGCTGGAAAAACCGCTGGATACAGGCGTTACCTGCCCTCAATGCAAAGCGGGCACTATTCTCAAGCGTAAATCGCGGTTCGGCAAAATATTTTACTCCTGCTCCGAGTATCCCAAATGTAACTATGCGTTGTGGGATGCGCCTATCAAGGAAGAATGCCCGTCCTGCCAATGGCCTATTCTTACCGTAAAATCGACCAAACGGCGCGGCGTTGAAAAAGTGTGTCCGCAAAAAGACTGTAAATATGCGACCCCTTATGAAGGCGATCCGGAAGATGTCAATGGGCCGAAAGAGCTGGCTGCCACCCAATAG
- the argJ gene encoding bifunctional glutamate N-acetyltransferase/amino-acid acetyltransferase ArgJ → MAVGALPFPPMHPVAGITLGTTCAGIKQTLRDDLLVVEMAPDSTCAAVFTQNAFCAAPVHVARAHLSKSPRWLLINSGNANAGTGASGMENALSSCAGLSELVNGDADQVLPFSTGVIGEPLRVDKIQAALPNAVRDLAIDHWEKAARAIMTTDTFAKGASQIIDIGGKTITITGISKGAGMIQPNMATMLAFIATDAKIAQPLLQACLTAAVEQSFNRITVDGDTSTNDACVLMASGGSEVPALRADTPAYAVFSQAVLALCKQLAEAIVRDGEGATKLMRIVVNTAASDEEAARVGKTIAHSPLVKTAFFASDPNWGRILAAVGRSGIDNMVLEAVDIYLGDVCIVKAGERAAGYTEAAGQHVMNQEEITVTVSLGRGQARQEILTCDFSYDYVKINAEYRT, encoded by the coding sequence ATGGCAGTTGGCGCTTTGCCGTTTCCACCCATGCATCCGGTAGCCGGTATTACCTTAGGTACAACGTGTGCCGGCATTAAACAAACCTTACGCGATGATTTATTGGTCGTCGAAATGGCTCCGGATTCAACTTGCGCGGCAGTATTTACACAAAATGCGTTTTGCGCGGCGCCGGTCCATGTCGCCAGAGCGCATTTGTCAAAAAGTCCTCGCTGGCTGCTGATCAATTCCGGCAATGCCAATGCCGGAACCGGTGCATCGGGCATGGAAAACGCTCTGTCAAGCTGCGCCGGATTGTCCGAATTAGTCAATGGCGATGCCGATCAAGTCCTGCCGTTTTCAACCGGCGTCATCGGCGAACCCTTACGTGTCGATAAAATTCAGGCCGCTTTACCAAACGCAGTCAGAGATCTGGCCATTGATCATTGGGAAAAAGCCGCTCGCGCCATCATGACCACCGACACCTTTGCCAAAGGAGCCTCGCAAATTATTGACATTGGAGGCAAAACCATCACGATAACGGGGATATCCAAAGGTGCGGGCATGATTCAGCCGAACATGGCAACAATGCTGGCATTTATCGCAACCGACGCCAAAATTGCCCAACCGTTATTGCAGGCATGCTTGACTGCGGCTGTTGAGCAATCATTTAACCGCATTACTGTCGATGGTGACACCTCCACCAACGACGCCTGTGTTCTGATGGCCAGCGGCGGCTCAGAGGTGCCAGCACTGCGAGCTGACACGCCAGCCTATGCAGTATTTTCGCAAGCCGTTTTGGCACTCTGCAAACAACTGGCGGAGGCTATTGTGCGAGATGGTGAAGGCGCAACCAAACTCATGCGCATCGTTGTGAATACTGCCGCCAGTGACGAGGAAGCCGCCAGAGTCGGCAAAACCATTGCGCATTCGCCACTGGTCAAAACCGCGTTTTTCGCCAGCGACCCGAACTGGGGGCGCATTCTTGCTGCGGTCGGCAGGTCAGGCATTGACAATATGGTACTGGAAGCTGTCGATATCTATCTGGGTGATGTTTGCATAGTCAAAGCCGGTGAACGCGCAGCTGGTTACACGGAAGCTGCCGGACAACACGTCATGAATCAGGAGGAAATAACGGTTACGGTCTCATTAGGGCGCGGCCAAGCTAGGCAAGAAATTCTGACCTGCGATTTTTCCTACGATTATGTAAAAATTAACGCTGAATACAGAACGTGA
- the zapD gene encoding cell division protein ZapD, producing the protein MNTDIVYEFPLNERIRIFIRLELLFNQLSHFLEGNTEFDRRAAIDSMLDILTIFSRNDLKSEILKELDRHGKVLNQLANTEGVDTEKLIDILAELNQISKSLYADNGKIGIKVMESDLFQSISQRSSIPGGTCSFDLPAFHYWLEQDEEVQSMALDQWTKPFADIRKAIDLIMGFIRQSTRPVAKMASAGFFQLPLDKSLPLQLLRINVARDIPCFAEISGGKHRFTIRFMVPSIDGSRPTQTPDNIPFLLTCCQF; encoded by the coding sequence GTGAATACCGATATAGTGTATGAGTTTCCTCTCAATGAACGGATTCGAATTTTCATCCGGCTTGAATTACTGTTTAATCAGCTCAGTCACTTTCTTGAGGGTAATACCGAATTTGATAGACGAGCAGCCATCGATTCAATGCTTGATATTCTTACTATTTTTAGCCGTAATGACCTTAAGTCGGAAATTCTTAAAGAATTAGACCGTCACGGCAAAGTGCTGAACCAACTGGCTAACACCGAGGGTGTAGACACTGAAAAACTGATTGATATTCTGGCTGAATTAAATCAGATCAGTAAAAGTCTTTATGCCGACAACGGCAAGATTGGCATTAAAGTGATGGAAAGCGATTTATTTCAAAGTATTTCGCAGCGCAGTTCGATACCAGGCGGTACCTGCTCCTTTGATTTGCCCGCGTTTCATTATTGGCTGGAGCAGGATGAAGAAGTCCAGTCCATGGCCCTGGATCAGTGGACAAAACCCTTTGCCGATATCCGCAAGGCGATCGATTTAATAATGGGCTTTATTCGCCAGAGCACACGGCCTGTGGCAAAAATGGCCTCCGCAGGCTTTTTTCAGTTGCCGTTGGACAAGAGTCTGCCCTTACAATTATTGCGTATCAATGTAGCGCGTGATATTCCTTGTTTTGCGGAGATCAGTGGCGGAAAACACCGCTTTACGATTCGATTTATGGTGCCGTCTATTGATGGATCCAGGCCAACTCAAACGCCCGATAACATCCCTTTTCTGTTAACCTGCTGCCAGTTCTGA
- the pilB gene encoding type IV-A pilus assembly ATPase PilB, giving the protein MVTNNPDQQLGGLSRCLIQAGLVSEAEMLAHIQAAKKAKISLINYLVSNKVVSSKAISERASVEFGLPQFDLSAIDVKSLPVALVTEKLIRKHHALPLLKRGNRLFLAISDASNFQAQDEIKFHTRLNIDTILVEEDKLGKAIDSALEAAETMMTDLLDSDLDNLEITGGDQDNLKDDSGPEVDDGPIVRFVNKILLDAIKKGVSDIHLEPYEKSFRIRYRGDGMLYEVASPPSNISNRIISRLKVMARMDIAERRIPQDGRIKMALSKTRAIDFRVNTCPTLFGEKVVLRILDPTSAQLGIEKLGFEPIQQQRFLEAIHRPYGMVLVTGPTGSGKTVTLYTGLNILNSVERNISTAEDPVEITVPGINQVNVNPKAGLTFATALRAFLRQDPDIIMVGEIRDLETAEIAVKAAQTGHLVLSTLHTNDAPQTLNRLVQMGIPPFNIVSAVNLIMAQRLARRLCENCKARVNLPEVALLSAGFLEDEVKDLKLYGPVGCELCTAGYKGRVGIYQVMPISEGMRKLILEGGNTLELAIQAKAEGFNDLRRSGLEKVKQGVTSLEEVDRVTKE; this is encoded by the coding sequence ATGGTGACCAATAATCCTGACCAACAGCTGGGTGGTCTTTCGAGATGTTTGATTCAGGCCGGCTTGGTTTCTGAGGCGGAAATGTTGGCTCATATACAGGCAGCCAAAAAAGCAAAAATCTCGTTAATTAACTACCTGGTTTCCAATAAGGTTGTAAGCAGCAAAGCTATCTCAGAGCGTGCTTCAGTTGAATTCGGCTTGCCGCAATTCGATCTTAGCGCTATTGATGTCAAAAGTTTGCCGGTAGCCTTGGTTACCGAAAAGCTGATCAGGAAGCATCATGCGCTGCCTTTGCTTAAGCGGGGAAACCGGCTGTTTCTGGCCATATCTGACGCCAGCAATTTTCAGGCTCAAGATGAAATAAAATTCCATACCCGGCTGAATATTGACACCATTCTGGTTGAAGAAGACAAGCTGGGCAAGGCGATAGATTCAGCATTGGAAGCTGCCGAAACGATGATGACGGATCTGCTGGATTCGGATTTGGATAATCTGGAGATAACCGGTGGTGATCAGGATAATTTAAAGGATGATTCCGGACCGGAAGTGGATGATGGTCCGATTGTTCGTTTTGTGAATAAAATTCTGCTGGATGCGATTAAAAAAGGCGTTTCGGATATCCATCTTGAACCGTATGAAAAATCTTTTCGTATCCGGTACCGCGGCGATGGCATGTTGTATGAAGTAGCCAGCCCCCCTTCAAATATTTCCAATCGTATTATTTCCAGATTAAAGGTAATGGCCAGAATGGACATTGCCGAGCGGCGTATTCCTCAGGATGGTCGTATTAAGATGGCGTTATCCAAAACGCGCGCCATTGATTTCCGGGTCAATACCTGCCCAACGTTGTTTGGTGAAAAGGTGGTATTGCGGATTCTGGATCCAACCAGCGCCCAGCTCGGTATAGAAAAATTGGGTTTCGAGCCCATACAACAACAACGATTTTTGGAAGCCATTCACAGACCATACGGAATGGTGCTGGTTACAGGACCTACCGGAAGCGGTAAAACCGTTACGCTTTATACCGGCTTGAATATTTTGAACAGTGTCGAACGGAATATTTCGACAGCAGAGGATCCGGTTGAAATCACGGTTCCGGGCATTAATCAGGTGAATGTTAATCCTAAAGCGGGATTAACCTTTGCTACAGCGTTAAGAGCTTTTTTGCGGCAAGATCCCGATATCATTATGGTGGGCGAAATTCGAGACCTGGAAACAGCGGAAATTGCTGTTAAAGCCGCTCAAACAGGGCATTTGGTGTTATCCACACTGCATACGAACGATGCGCCGCAAACCCTGAACCGCCTCGTTCAAATGGGGATACCCCCGTTTAATATTGTCTCGGCGGTAAACTTGATTATGGCGCAACGTTTGGCCCGGCGCTTGTGTGAAAACTGCAAGGCCCGCGTTAATCTTCCCGAAGTGGCGCTTTTATCGGCCGGCTTTTTGGAAGATGAAGTTAAAGACCTCAAATTGTATGGACCTGTCGGCTGTGAGCTTTGCACCGCAGGCTATAAAGGCCGGGTGGGTATCTATCAGGTGATGCCAATCAGTGAAGGTATGCGTAAATTAATTTTAGAAGGCGGCAACACGCTGGAACTGGCGATTCAGGCTAAAGCGGAAGGCTTTAACGATTTGCGCAGGTCCGGTTTGGAAAAAGTCAAGCAAGGCGTTACCAGTCTTGAAGAAGTCGATCGAGTGACGAAGGAATAA
- a CDS encoding DUF494 family protein, with product MKENIFDVLMYLFENYMEDEIEILPDSEMIKNELEEAGFDQTEVSKAFDWLESLSLQGKINPSASHAFRIFSSQELERLDLECRNFLMFIEHNGILSPANRELVIDRAVALENEEISLEKLKWIVLMVLLSQPDEEIAFSRMEDIVYDQIPAYLH from the coding sequence ATGAAAGAAAATATTTTTGATGTCTTGATGTATCTGTTTGAAAACTATATGGAGGATGAGATTGAAATCCTGCCCGATAGTGAGATGATCAAGAACGAACTTGAAGAAGCGGGATTTGATCAAACCGAAGTCAGCAAGGCTTTCGATTGGCTGGAATCCTTGAGTTTGCAAGGCAAAATCAATCCTTCGGCCTCGCATGCCTTCCGTATATTTTCGAGTCAGGAACTTGAAAGACTGGATCTTGAATGCCGCAATTTTTTGATGTTTATTGAACATAACGGCATTCTGTCGCCTGCCAACCGTGAACTCGTTATAGACCGTGCAGTCGCACTGGAAAACGAAGAGATTTCTCTGGAAAAACTGAAATGGATCGTCTTGATGGTATTGTTAAGTCAGCCCGATGAAGAAATTGCTTTTTCGCGAATGGAAGATATTGTTTACGATCAGATTCCTGCTTACTTGCATTAA
- the yacG gene encoding DNA gyrase inhibitor YacG: MDNTDKPLTVKCPQCKRPVPWTQEQLFKPFCSERCKLIDLGEWAAEEKRIPGEPVYDENELEDTFYH, encoded by the coding sequence ATGGATAACACGGATAAACCTTTAACGGTCAAGTGTCCGCAGTGCAAACGTCCCGTGCCATGGACTCAAGAACAGCTCTTCAAGCCTTTCTGCAGCGAGCGCTGCAAGCTGATAGATTTAGGTGAATGGGCCGCCGAGGAAAAAAGGATTCCCGGGGAGCCTGTATATGATGAGAACGAACTCGAAGATACTTTTTACCATTGA
- the coaE gene encoding dephospho-CoA kinase (Dephospho-CoA kinase (CoaE) performs the final step in coenzyme A biosynthesis.) has protein sequence MLRIGLTGGIGSGKTTVASLFAEQGIPIIDADELAKALVEPGQPALAKISQAFGEAMIDAKGSLDREALRNLVFADDEQKKKLEAILHPLVRDRIVSTVEELTGPYCIICVPLLFESGMNDLVDRVLVVDCPVSLQIERVKQRNQLSEPVILAIIAAQLSRESRNVRADELIDNTCDNSQLAEQVKKLHNLYLSLSLKQDNVVSEYRYSV, from the coding sequence ATGCTGAGAATCGGTTTAACGGGTGGAATTGGTTCAGGCAAGACGACGGTCGCCTCACTCTTTGCAGAACAAGGCATTCCCATCATTGATGCGGATGAACTGGCCAAAGCGCTCGTCGAGCCGGGTCAGCCTGCATTGGCTAAGATTTCGCAAGCTTTTGGCGAAGCCATGATTGATGCTAAAGGGAGTCTGGACCGGGAAGCCTTGAGAAATCTTGTCTTTGCAGATGATGAGCAAAAGAAAAAACTGGAAGCCATTCTCCATCCTTTGGTGCGTGACCGCATAGTATCGACGGTAGAAGAGCTGACAGGGCCTTATTGTATTATTTGTGTGCCGTTGTTGTTTGAATCGGGCATGAATGATTTGGTCGATAGGGTCCTGGTGGTAGATTGTCCGGTAAGTTTGCAAATAGAGCGGGTGAAACAACGTAATCAACTGAGTGAGCCGGTTATCCTTGCAATTATTGCCGCTCAGCTTTCCCGTGAATCACGCAATGTCAGGGCAGATGAACTCATTGATAATACCTGCGACAATTCTCAACTTGCAGAACAAGTCAAAAAACTGCACAATTTATATCTTTCGCTAAGCCTGAAGCAGGATAACGTTGTCAGTGAATACCGATATAGTGTATGA
- a CDS encoding type II secretion system F family protein: MAEAKATEQVDFIWDGKDKNGMRTKGEIAAKSETVARSDLRQMGIRVISIKKKPKPLFGVKVQKITPGDIAIFSRQLATMLEAGVPLVQSFDIIGKGHENASMQHLLLSIKADIEGGSTLAEALKKNPVYFDELFCNLVEAGEHAGVLETLLDKIATYKEKTESLKKKIKKALTYPIAVLVVAFVVTAILLIFVVPVFEELFQGFGADLPAFTRMVIDLSEWMQAWWWVIVAAVFGCVYTFGYFKKRSRKFNHALDRTLLKIPVVGLILNKSAVARFARTLSTMSAAGVPLVEALESVAGSCGNIIYADAVLKMREEVSTGQRLQYAMQQTALFPHMVVQMVAIGEESGSIDTMLTKVADFFEEEVDNLVDNLSSLMEPIIMSVLGVLVGGLIVAMYLPIFKMGAAVG, encoded by the coding sequence ATGGCAGAAGCTAAAGCGACAGAACAAGTTGATTTTATTTGGGATGGTAAAGACAAAAATGGCATGCGGACCAAAGGCGAAATTGCTGCCAAATCCGAAACCGTTGCTCGTTCAGATCTGCGCCAAATGGGTATCCGTGTCATTAGTATCAAGAAAAAGCCCAAGCCTCTATTCGGTGTAAAAGTCCAAAAGATCACGCCCGGTGACATCGCCATTTTCAGTCGTCAGTTGGCAACCATGCTAGAGGCCGGTGTGCCTTTGGTTCAGTCATTTGACATTATTGGCAAGGGTCATGAAAACGCCAGCATGCAGCACTTGTTATTGAGCATTAAAGCGGATATTGAGGGCGGCAGCACGCTGGCAGAGGCGTTAAAGAAAAATCCTGTTTATTTTGATGAATTATTCTGTAATCTTGTTGAGGCGGGGGAACATGCCGGTGTTCTGGAAACCTTGCTGGATAAAATAGCCACCTATAAAGAAAAAACAGAATCGCTCAAGAAAAAAATCAAGAAAGCGCTGACTTACCCTATTGCGGTGCTGGTGGTTGCGTTTGTTGTAACCGCTATTCTATTGATTTTTGTTGTTCCGGTGTTTGAAGAACTATTTCAAGGATTCGGGGCTGATTTACCGGCTTTCACAAGAATGGTTATCGATCTGTCTGAATGGATGCAGGCTTGGTGGTGGGTTATCGTCGCTGCGGTATTCGGTTGTGTTTATACCTTTGGCTACTTTAAAAAGCGTTCCCGGAAATTTAATCACGCTTTGGATAGGACTTTGCTGAAAATTCCAGTGGTCGGTTTGATCCTGAACAAATCAGCCGTTGCTCGTTTTGCCAGAACCTTATCGACCATGTCGGCGGCAGGGGTGCCCTTGGTAGAGGCCCTGGAATCGGTGGCGGGCTCTTGCGGTAACATCATCTATGCCGATGCCGTACTCAAAATGCGTGAAGAAGTATCGACCGGTCAACGGCTTCAGTATGCAATGCAGCAAACCGCGCTGTTTCCTCATATGGTTGTGCAAATGGTGGCAATCGGAGAGGAGTCCGGATCTATCGATACGATGCTGACAAAAGTGGCGGATTTTTTTGAAGAGGAAGTGGATAACCTGGTCGATAATTTAAGCAGTTTGATGGAGCCAATTATCATGTCGGTATTAGGCGTTTTAGTGGGCGGTTTAATAGTGGCGATGTATTTGCCTATTTTCAAAATGGGCGCCGCGGTCGGTTAA
- a CDS encoding prepilin peptidase: protein MMPFVDTIAINSTHLIAVVALVGLLVGSFLNVVIYRLPIMMKRDWRNECAEFLSLPAERSEENADFNLVFPLSRCPHCSTPIKPYQNIPVISYLVMKGRCAHCHEPISLRYPLVEALTGLCSALIAWRFGYSPEMGAALFMTWALIALSAIDLDHQLLPDSITLPLLWSGLFLSLFHVFADSQSSIIGAIAGYLCLWFVYHGFKLLTGKEGMGFGDFKLLAAFGAWLGWQYLTMIILLSSVTGALIGMAMIIFVRHDKNIPIPFGPYLAIAGWIALLWGDKINLFYLNATGL, encoded by the coding sequence ATGATGCCGTTTGTCGATACTATTGCAATCAATTCCACGCATTTAATCGCAGTAGTGGCATTGGTTGGTTTGCTGGTAGGCAGCTTTTTAAACGTGGTCATCTACCGCCTGCCCATTATGATGAAGAGGGATTGGCGAAATGAATGTGCCGAATTTCTGAGCCTGCCCGCTGAACGATCAGAAGAGAATGCTGATTTCAATCTTGTTTTCCCTTTATCCCGCTGTCCTCACTGCAGTACGCCCATCAAGCCCTATCAGAATATTCCGGTGATCAGTTATCTGGTAATGAAAGGTCGCTGCGCGCATTGCCATGAGCCAATTTCTCTACGTTATCCCTTGGTTGAAGCGTTGACCGGCTTATGTTCAGCGTTGATTGCCTGGCGTTTCGGTTATTCGCCGGAAATGGGTGCCGCCTTATTCATGACCTGGGCTTTGATCGCGCTCAGTGCCATTGATCTGGATCATCAACTGTTGCCGGACTCGATTACGTTACCTTTGTTATGGTCCGGTTTGTTTTTAAGCCTGTTTCATGTCTTTGCCGATAGCCAGTCCAGTATCATTGGGGCGATTGCCGGTTACCTGTGCCTCTGGTTTGTTTATCATGGCTTTAAGCTGCTAACCGGCAAAGAGGGTATGGGCTTCGGGGATTTTAAATTACTGGCCGCATTCGGTGCCTGGCTGGGTTGGCAGTATTTGACCATGATCATTCTTCTCTCGTCGGTTACCGGAGCGCTAATCGGAATGGCCATGATCATTTTTGTCAGGCACGACAAGAACATTCCCATTCCGTTCGGTCCTTATCTGGCGATCGCAGGTTGGATAGCCTTACTCTGGGGCGATAAGATCAATCTGTTTTACCTCAACGCTACCGGATTGTAA
- a CDS encoding Nudix family hydrolase — MKAALHVAVGVIKNALGEVLISLRPSTVHQGDLWEFPGGKVEAGESVEQALERELYEELAIQVEKASPLINIHHDYTDLSVNLDVWWVEKFSGIAHGREGQPIQWVLPDKLIDFAFPEANKPIISAVRLPPYYAILDDEDEQSLLTRLDNLLGQGVTLIQARLKSFTLQQAAEFFVHAQPLCRAKGARLLVNSGVEGFEKLDADGVHLTSRHLMALTQKPPFKGWIAASCHNPVELLQAQKLGLDFAVLAPVLPTPTHPMTPSLGWQKFHEWVNPINIPVYALGGVSRESLDEARKMGGQGISGIRTFLS; from the coding sequence ATGAAAGCTGCTTTGCATGTTGCCGTAGGCGTAATAAAGAATGCGCTTGGCGAAGTACTTATTTCTTTACGTCCGTCAACGGTTCATCAAGGCGATTTATGGGAGTTTCCGGGCGGAAAAGTTGAAGCGGGCGAAAGCGTTGAACAAGCCCTGGAACGCGAGCTATATGAAGAATTAGCCATTCAGGTAGAGAAAGCGTCACCGCTGATCAACATCCATCATGACTACACAGACTTAAGTGTCAATCTGGATGTCTGGTGGGTCGAAAAATTTAGTGGCATAGCGCATGGCCGCGAAGGCCAGCCGATCCAATGGGTTTTACCGGACAAATTGATTGACTTTGCTTTTCCTGAAGCCAATAAACCCATTATTTCAGCGGTCAGGTTACCGCCCTATTATGCGATTCTTGATGATGAAGATGAGCAGTCATTGCTCACTCGCCTTGATAACTTACTGGGACAAGGGGTTACTTTGATCCAAGCCCGGTTAAAATCGTTTACATTGCAACAAGCCGCCGAATTTTTCGTTCACGCGCAACCTTTGTGCCGTGCAAAAGGTGCCCGTTTACTCGTTAACTCCGGTGTCGAAGGCTTTGAAAAACTGGATGCGGACGGGGTGCATCTGACCAGTCGTCATTTAATGGCATTAACCCAAAAACCGCCCTTCAAAGGTTGGATTGCCGCATCCTGTCATAACCCTGTCGAGTTATTACAGGCACAAAAACTGGGGCTTGATTTCGCTGTCCTTGCCCCTGTGTTACCGACACCCACTCATCCCATGACGCCCTCGCTGGGCTGGCAGAAATTTCACGAATGGGTTAATCCGATTAATATACCGGTTTATGCGTTGGGTGGAGTATCCAGGGAATCGTTAGACGAAGCCAGGAAAATGGGCGGGCAAGGCATATCAGGCATCCGTACCTTTTTAAGCTGA